One Armatimonadota bacterium DNA window includes the following coding sequences:
- a CDS encoding FG-GAP-like repeat-containing protein yields the protein MTGSWRSWCAGAALAAGVVGCALVAATEGSEMQAARDWPEYGANPFVIHTAQPPADDDEARGGITVADLNGDGRMDFLYTTPGTVGAYDNRGRKMWVLEVPVRLSSSSERHGLPGIHHPGVQAADVDGDGRVEVVFLLEDGTVQVMDGRAGKTKKSARPPVFGEVERWESFILCNLRGQGDRDIVLQATNPTGYRVGHYLQAMRMDRLEGEPLWRRDDFGALAHGPARAADLDGDGRDEIIGFTIVRSDGTSPAWRYPPISKDIAGGASFHIDSLFIYDMRPDAAGLEVVLLEEGRNYVAVVNLERGMLWHRPGPGRQEPQNAAVGDFDPTRPGLEIWCRSRHNVNQTPWVLDAGGDTIARWKMADKAPPGWTDAGVEEIAVIDWDGSGPRYCAAKERHTAGDVCIFNPMTGDFLRRWTEKASRIMVADVAGDAREEIIVVSGNDIRVYWNDQSNPSPPRLRYWTQQHYRRSKANWNYYSP from the coding sequence GTGACAGGCTCATGGCGGTCATGGTGCGCGGGGGCGGCGCTGGCGGCTGGCGTGGTCGGCTGCGCGCTCGTCGCGGCGACGGAGGGGAGCGAAATGCAGGCGGCTCGCGATTGGCCCGAGTACGGCGCCAACCCGTTCGTCATCCACACCGCGCAGCCGCCGGCCGACGACGACGAGGCGAGAGGCGGGATCACCGTCGCCGATCTCAACGGGGACGGCCGGATGGACTTCCTCTACACCACCCCCGGCACCGTCGGCGCGTACGACAACCGGGGGAGGAAGATGTGGGTGCTGGAGGTCCCTGTCCGGCTCAGCAGTTCGAGCGAGCGCCACGGGCTGCCGGGGATACACCACCCCGGTGTGCAGGCGGCGGATGTGGACGGCGACGGTCGTGTGGAGGTGGTCTTCCTGCTCGAGGACGGCACGGTTCAGGTTATGGATGGGCGTGCGGGAAAGACGAAGAAGTCGGCGCGGCCGCCCGTATTCGGGGAAGTGGAGCGCTGGGAATCGTTCATCCTGTGCAACCTGCGCGGGCAGGGCGACCGCGACATTGTGCTGCAGGCGACCAACCCGACAGGCTATCGCGTGGGTCACTACCTGCAGGCCATGCGCATGGATCGGCTGGAGGGCGAGCCGCTGTGGCGCAGGGACGATTTCGGCGCACTGGCTCACGGCCCGGCGCGGGCCGCCGACCTGGATGGCGACGGCCGTGACGAGATCATCGGCTTCACCATCGTGCGATCGGACGGCACCTCGCCCGCCTGGCGGTACCCACCGATCAGCAAGGACATTGCCGGCGGCGCGTCGTTCCACATCGACTCGCTGTTCATTTACGACATGCGCCCGGACGCGGCGGGGCTGGAGGTGGTGCTGCTGGAGGAGGGGCGCAATTACGTCGCCGTCGTCAACCTCGAACGAGGTATGCTCTGGCACCGGCCGGGGCCGGGCCGCCAGGAGCCGCAGAACGCGGCGGTTGGCGACTTCGACCCGACTCGCCCCGGCCTCGAGATTTGGTGTCGTTCGCGCCATAACGTCAACCAGACCCCGTGGGTGCTCGACGCGGGCGGCGACACCATCGCGCGGTGGAAGATGGCCGACAAAGCCCCGCCGGGATGGACCGACGCCGGCGTGGAGGAGATAGCGGTCATTGACTGGGACGGGTCGGGCCCCCGCTACTGCGCGGCCAAGGAGCGCCACACCGCAGGCGACGTGTGCATCTTCAATCCGATGACCGGCGACTTCTTGCGCCGGTGGACCGAGAAGGCATCGCGCATCATGGTGGCCGACGTCGCTGGCGACGCGCGGGAAGAGATAATCGTGGTCAGCGGAAACGACATCCGGGTCTATTGGAATGACCAGTCGAACCCGTCCCCGCCCCGCCTCCGCTACTGGACGCAGCAGCACTATCGCCGCAGCAAAGCAAATTGGAACTACTACTCGCCATAG